DNA from Bacteroidota bacterium:
ACTCATTGATCAAAATCATCCTCTTCTCATTCAATACTTTTAATATTTGTGCAATTGGTTTTCAATATGCTGATCAACCTTCTTGTTATTACAACTTTAATTTTCTTTTGCCTGATGATATACCTGTTATTTGCACCACTCTTATTGGAAATAGACTCCCGTTACAACCTCTATCGGTTTCGCATTGTGCCGGTATTTTCAGTGTGCTGGATCACAGATAATCTGTCCGGTCATGCGGAAATATGTCTTTTCGGAATACGAAAAAAATTGTCTTTTAATGGATTTGAAAAGAAAACAATGGAAAAAGAAACAAAAACACAAAAATCAACTGCATTCAGACCCAGTTTTCATCGTTTCTTTTCTATAATTAAATCATTCAAAGTGGAAAATTTTTATGCAAATATAGATACGGGCAATATGGCCCTGAATGGAGAATTATTTCCCATGATGTATCCACTTAGCGCAATAACCGGCAAAACATTCCAGATCAATTTTCTTGGAAAAACAGAAATCGCATTGACTCTTAAAAACAATGCTTTCAGAATCCTGAAGGCTTATTTTAAACAATAAATAAAAACAAATCAACATGAAAACAAATTTTGAAGAATTGATCAAAGGAATGACTGAGTTCTTAAAGAGCGAAGCAAAAACAGAAACAATTATCGGCAAAGAATTTAAACTTGGTGAATTCAGCTGTGTACCTGTAATAGCACTGGGAATGGGAGTCGGAGGCGGCGAAGGTATGGGAAACGATCCTAAGCACGGACAAGGTGAAGGCGGCGGTGGGGGTGCCGGGATGGGAATGACCCCGATCGGTTTTTTAATTTCACGCG
Protein-coding regions in this window:
- a CDS encoding GerW family sporulation protein translates to MKTNFEELIKGMTEFLKSEAKTETIIGKEFKLGEFSCVPVIALGMGVGGGEGMGNDPKHGQGEGGGGGAGMGMTPIGFLISRAEQIQFISTKSPSGINAAFEKLPDLLLKYFESRKKESAVTN